CGTCCCGGAACCCGGCCGGCTCTAGCCCCAGCACCGCGCCGGGCGATTGAAACACGGTGACCGCACCGCGCGCCTGCAGCGCCGCGAGCAGGTCGCCGCGCCCGTCATAGTCCAGCCCGTCGCCCAGCCAGTGGGTGTCGAACCGGCCCTCGATCGCCTGCACCGCCGCCTGCGCCGCCGCGACCTGCGCCGGACCGGGGGGCCAGGGGGCGGGGGCGAGCCCGGCCAGCCGGCTCTGCCAGACGTCCGGGGCCTGGAACACGGCATCGGCGGGATCGGTCAGCCGCAGCAGCGCCACCGGACGGTTGGCGCGGGCGGCCTCGTCGAGCTGCGCGCCGATTAGGGCGGTGGTCTGCGGCCAGCGCGAGGCCCCGGCCCATCCGCCATCGAGCAGGATCAGCAGCGGACCGCTGCCGGTATCGGCCTGCCGGGGGTTCAGCACCGGCCCGGCCAGGCCGAGGATCACCGCCGCGATCGCCAGCATCCGCAGCAGCAGCAGCCACCAGGGCGTGCGGTCGGTCACGGTTTCGTCGTCGGTCAGCCCCAGCAGCAGGGCGACGCCGGGAAACCGGCGGCGGACCGGCGCCGGCGGCACCGCGCGCAGCAGCAACCACAGGACCGGCAGCGCGAGCAGGCCCAGCAGCAGCCATGGCTGCGCAAAGCCGATGCCGCCCAGAACCGTCACCGCCGCCGCCCGGCATCAAGCGCGCGGTAGAGCCACAGCAGCGCCGTTTGCGCGGCGTGGTCGGTCCGGTGCCGGCCCAGCCGCCAGCCGGTGGCGCGGCACAGCCGTTCGAGCGCCTCGCGCCGTTCCGCCAGCCGGTCGAGGTAACGCCCGCGCAGGTCGTCCGCCTTCAGGGTCTCGTGGCGCAATTCTCCGCCGATGCTCTCGAAGACGCTGCGCCCGCGATAGGGAAATTCCGCCTCGGCGGGGTCGAGCAGATGCAGCAACACGCCGCGCACGCCCCGGTCGGCGGCCTTGGTCAGCGCGGTTTCCACCGGCGCGATATCGCCCAGGAAATCCGACACGAACACCGCCCGCGCATGGGGCAGCATGGCGCGGTGTTCCGGCGGGGCGTAGTCTTCGGGCAGGTCGCGCGACAGCATTTCGGTCAGCCGCAGCACCTGCGCGTTGCCGCGTCGCGGCGGCAGGACGGTGCCGGTCAACCCGACCCGTTCGCCGCCCCGGATCAGCAGGATCGCCAGCGCCAGCGTCAGCAGCCGGGCGCGGTCGATCTTCTCGGGCAGGGCGTCGTTCGAGGCGAACCGCATCGACGCGCCCCGGTCGCACCACAGCATCACCGACTGCGCGATCTGCAATTCGCGTTCGCGAACGTATTGCGTGTCGCCCCGCGCCGACCGGCGGTGGTCGATCAGCCGCCGGCTGTCGCCGGGCTGCGCCGGGCGATACTGCCAGAAATCATCGCCCAGACCGGCGCGGCGCCGGCCATGGTCACCCAGCAGAACGGTGCCGGCCAGGTGCTCAGCCCGCGCCAGCAGCGGCGGCAGGCGGCCGGCTTCGGCCTCGGCCCGTTCCCGCAGGGTGAGCGCAGATGTCACGCGGCCGCCTCGCCGCGCGTGGAAATCGCGGCGGTGGTGGCGTCGATCAGGTCGGCAAGGCTGTCGCCGCGGGCGCGGGCCGAGAAGTTCAGCGCCATCCGGTGGCTGAGCACCGGGCGCGCCATGTCGATCACATCCTCGGCGCTGGGCGCCAGGCGCCCCTGAAGCAACGCGCGGGCGCGGACCATCAGCATCAGCGCCTGCGCGGCGCGCGGTCCAGGCCCCCATGCCACCGTTTCGGCCACGCGCTCGGGGGCGCCGGGGCTGTCGGGGCGCAGGGCGCGCACCAGATCCAGAATGGTCTCGACCACGGATGCGCCCACCGGCATCCGCCGCAGCAGCTCCTGCGCGGCCAGCAATTCGTCGCGGCTGAAGACCTGGGTGGCGGCGTCTTCCTCGGTGCCGGTGGTGGCGATCAGGATGTCGCGTTCGGTGTCGCGGTCGGGATAGGCCACGTCGATCTGCACCAGGAACCGGTCGAGCTGGGCCTCGGGCAGGGGATAGGTGCCTTCCTGTTCGATCGGGTTCTGGGTGGCCAGCACATGGAACGGCGCGTCCAGCGGCCGGTCGGCGCCCGCCACCGTGACGACGCGTTCCTGCATCGCCTGCAACAGCGCCGACTGGGTGCGCGGGCTGGCGCGGTTGATTTCATCGGCCATCAGCAACTGGCAGAAGATCGGCCCCGGC
This is a stretch of genomic DNA from Pukyongiella litopenaei. It encodes these proteins:
- a CDS encoding DUF58 domain-containing protein yields the protein MTSALTLRERAEAEAGRLPPLLARAEHLAGTVLLGDHGRRRAGLGDDFWQYRPAQPGDSRRLIDHRRSARGDTQYVRERELQIAQSVMLWCDRGASMRFASNDALPEKIDRARLLTLALAILLIRGGERVGLTGTVLPPRRGNAQVLRLTEMLSRDLPEDYAPPEHRAMLPHARAVFVSDFLGDIAPVETALTKAADRGVRGVLLHLLDPAEAEFPYRGRSVFESIGGELRHETLKADDLRGRYLDRLAERREALERLCRATGWRLGRHRTDHAAQTALLWLYRALDAGRRR
- a CDS encoding AAA family ATPase, with protein sequence MSDPADLVAEIEALEQKLVKARSSIGRRFIGQQRVVDLTLATLLCGGHGLLIGLPGLGKTRLIETLSTVMGLQGNRIQFTPDLMPADILGSEVLDTATDGTRSFRFVPGPIFCQLLMADEINRASPRTQSALLQAMQERVVTVAGADRPLDAPFHVLATQNPIEQEGTYPLPEAQLDRFLVQIDVAYPDRDTERDILIATTGTEEDAATQVFSRDELLAAQELLRRMPVGASVVETILDLVRALRPDSPGAPERVAETVAWGPGPRAAQALMLMVRARALLQGRLAPSAEDVIDMARPVLSHRMALNFSARARGDSLADLIDATTAAISTRGEAAA